A window of the Acidovorax sp. YS12 genome harbors these coding sequences:
- a CDS encoding isoprenylcysteine carboxylmethyltransferase family protein, with protein sequence MPSQSPSRNHSSWLSLRVPPVALAALFAAAMWLLPGIVSTMIPGAWIVACALAMAGGALCMAGVLAFRQANTTVNPTTPVASTALVVRGVYRLTRNPMYLGFALLLLALAVWLGKMSALLLVPLFMAYLQHFQIRPEEDALHARFGASFDTYCQQVRRWL encoded by the coding sequence ATGCCTTCTCAATCCCCGTCGCGGAACCATTCCTCTTGGTTGTCTCTGCGTGTGCCACCCGTGGCGCTCGCCGCTCTGTTTGCCGCTGCCATGTGGCTTTTGCCCGGTATCGTATCGACCATGATTCCCGGCGCGTGGATCGTGGCCTGCGCGCTGGCTATGGCCGGCGGCGCGCTTTGTATGGCTGGCGTTCTGGCATTTCGGCAGGCAAACACCACGGTGAATCCGACCACCCCCGTGGCCTCGACAGCGCTGGTGGTGCGCGGGGTCTATCGACTGACACGCAATCCCATGTACCTGGGCTTCGCATTGCTGCTGTTGGCCCTTGCCGTGTGGCTGGGCAAGATGTCGGCATTGCTCCTCGTGCCGCTCTTTATGGCCTACCTGCAGCACTTCCAGATACGACCGGAGGAAGACGCGCTGCACGCGCGATTTGGGGCTTCGTTCGATACCTATTGCCAGCAGGTGCGGCGCTGGCTGTAA